The Streptomyces liliiviolaceus sequence GGATCACGGAACCGGCGAACGCCGGTCGTGGGCGCCCACGTTATTCCTCACGCCTCGGCCCATGTGCAACGCAGGCCCCAACGCACCCTGTTCGGCCACTCGTTGGCTCATTCGGTGTCTTCTCAGCGGCGGGCCGTGGCGGCCCACGCGTCCTCGTCCAGGGCGAGGCAGCGGTCGGTCTCCGTACGCGACGGCATGTCGGGCACGTCGTCCCGGGTCCGCAGCGCGGCGGCGGCAGCCAGATGGCCGAGGCGCAGCCTGGAGCGTTCGTCGCGCTCCTCCAGCACTCCCGTCAGATAGCCAGCCGCGAACGCGTCGCCGGCGCCGACCGGTTCGACCACCTTGGTGGGCAGCGAGGGCACGAACGTCCGCAGACGGCCGGCGTACGAGGCCGCGCCTGACGAGTCGGCGACGTACGAGGTAGCTCCGTGCTCGGCGTCCTTGACGACCACGGCGGGTGCGGGCGCGAGCAGTTCCGCGATGTCGTCCGGGCGGGCGGTGCCCCACAGCTCCTCGGCCTCGTCCCGGCCGACGAACACGATGTCCGCGGCGCGGGCGAGCGCCAGCAGACTCCGCGCGGCGGCCGGGGAGTCGTGCCCTCCCCGACGCCAGAGGGCGGGGCGGTGGTTCACGTCGAAGGAGACGAGCGGACCGGACCCGGCATGGTCGTCCCGGCCGACGAGGAGCGCCTCCAGCAGCCGCGCACAGCTCTCGGAGAGGGCCGCGGCGACCCCCGACAGATGCAGGATCCGGGCCCGGCGGAGCGCGGGGTGCCGGGCCAGGTCAGGCCCCATCGCGGACGCCGCGGAACCGCCCCGGTAGTAGTACGTACGGGTGTGGCCGGGACCGGCTTCCGGGTCAGGGGCCGGGTCCTTGAAGTAAACGCCGGTCGGGCGCTCCGGGTCGGTCTCCACGGCGCTCACGTCCACGCCGCGCGCGGTCAGTTCGGCCAGGATCCGGCTGCCGAACGGGTCGTCGCCGAGGCGGCTCAGCCAGGCGGCCCGGCGCCCGAGTCCGGCCAGTCCGCAGGCGACGTTGGACTCGGCACCGCCGACGGCCATGCTCAGCAGGGACTGCTCGGCGAGCGGGCCTGGGTCCGGCGGACCGAGAACGGCCATCGTCTCGCCGACGCACATGACGTCGGCCGCCCGCTCATGACGGTCGGCGGCGCGGGGAGGGGGCGGCAGGGACACGGGCTTCTCCTGGCGGATGGCGGGCGTGGCGGGGAAAGCGGCGAGAGGCTGGAAGGCGCGGGAAGGGTCCAAGAGGGGGGTTGGAGAGGGTTGGAGAGGGTTGGAAGGGGTCGGCCGCGGCGGACGGGGCCCATGGTTCGACGGTTCAGGCGGCGCGCAGCCGCAGCATGACCTTGCTGCTTCCGCTGCCCGGGTCGGCGGCGACGGCGAGCGCCTCCTCGGCCCGTTCCAGCGGGAAGCGGTGCGTGATCAGCGGGGTCACGTCCAGACCGTCCCCGAGTGCGCGCAGCGCGTCGTCGATCTCCTCGACGAAGCGGTACGAGCCGATCCAGGTGATCTCCCGGGTCACCAGGTCGCCGAGGGCCGCCGCCACGGCCGTACCGGGCAGGTTGCCGACCTGGACGAGGGTGCCGCCGCGGGCGGTGGCCCGCAGTACGGGGCCGAGCGCGGCCGGGGCGCCGGACGCCTCGAAGACCACGTCCACGTCCTCGGGCAGCTTCTCACCTGCGGAGAGGTCGCGTGTCTCGTCGGCGCCCATGGCGCGGGCGACGGCGAGCGAGGACGGCGACAGGTCCGCGGCGATCACCCGGCCCGCCCCGCGGTACCGGGCCGCGGCGACGACGAGCGAGCCGATCGGACCGCAGCCGTTGACCAGGACCGTACGGCCGCGCAGCTCCGGGACCCGGCCGACGGCGTGCAGCGCGACGGCCAACGGCTCGGCGAGGGCGCCCTGTTCGGTGCTCACGCCGGCCGGCAGCGGCCGGATCTGGGCCGCGTCGACCGTCCGGTACTCGCTGAACCCGCCGTCGGTGTGCGGGTCGAAGGCCGCCGAGCCGAAGTAGCGGACGCGCGGGTAGAGGTTCGTCCGGCCGGCGAGCCGTTCGGGCAGGACACCGTCGCCGACAAGGCTGGCCGGGTGGACGGTGACCGCCTGTCCCACGTCCAGCCCGGCGACTCCGTCGCCGAGTGCGGCGATCCGGCCCGCGAACTCGTGCCCGAGCACCAGCGGATGGGCGAGCGAGGCGGTGCCGGACGCCCCCTTCTTCCAGTACGCGATGTCGGATCCGCAGATCCCGCCCCACTCCACGGCCAGCAGCACCTCGCCCGCGCCGGGGGCGGGCCGGGCCCGCTCGTCGACGCGTACGTCGTCGGGGCCGTGCACCACGACCGCCCTCATACGGGGGGTGATCGTCTTCATACGGCGTCCTCCAGCCGGACCAGGTCGCGTCCGCGTGTCTCGGGGGCGAGGTACGCGCTGACGAAGGTGATGAGCGAGTAGACGATGAGCATGGCGGCGATGGGCCACCAGCTGTCGGTGACGGCGGTGAGCGTGGCCGCGAGGACCGGGCCGATCGCGGTGGCGAGGATGCCGCCGATCTCCTTGGAGAGGGCGAGCTGGGTGAACCGGGTGCGGGAGCCGAAGAGTTCGGCCATCGTGACGCTTTCCAGCGAGAACAGTCCGAGGACTCCGACGTTCAGGCCGAGGACCATGCCGAGCATCACACCCGGCGTCGATCCGGAGGTGATGAGGAGCATCACCGGGAAGGCGAGGACGACGGTCAGGGCGGAGAGCGCGAGGTAGACCGAGCGGCGTCCGAAGCGGTCGCCCAGCAGGCCGATCAGCGGCACGGTGGCGAAGCCCGCCAGTGAGCCGTACACGATCGCGTCCGTCGGTACGGACCGGCCGACCGCGAGGTTGGTGGCGATGTAGCCGACGAGGAACGTCTGCATCAGGCCGGAGTTGCCGGCCTGGCCGAAGCGCAGGCCCAGTGCGAGGAAGAACGCCTTGCCCTTGCGCTGCCGGATGCCCGCCGCCAGGACACCGCCCTGGTGCTCGTCGGCGGTGGCGATCACGGACTCGACCTCGTCACGGGCCAGCGCCACACCGTCGACGACGTCGGGACGCTCCTCGAAGACCGGGCTCTCCTTGAGACTGCGCCGCACCCAGACCGCGAAGATCATCAGGCCGAAGCTGAGCAGGAAGGGCAACCGCCAGCCCCAGGAGAGCAGTTGGTCCTCGCTGAGCACGGCGAGCAGGATGGCCCACAGGCCCGACGCGGCGAGCGTCCCGGAGTTCGTGCCGAGCGAGACCAGCGAGGAGATCAGGCCGCGCCGCTTGACGGGCGCGTACTCGGCCAGCATGACGGTGGCCCCGGCGATCTCGGCGCCCGCGCCGAAGCCCTGCACCAGGCGCAGTGCGACGAGCAGGATCGGCGCGAGGATGCCGATGGTGGCGTACGTGGGCAGGGCGCCGATCAGGGTGGTGGAGGCACCCATCAGCAGGATGGTGATGTACAGGACCTTCTTGCGGCCGAGCCGGTCGCCCATCCGCCCGAAGTAGACGGCTCCGGCGAGCCGGGCCACGTATCCGACACCGTAGGTGGCCATCGCGGCGATGAGTCCGATGGCCGGGCTGACGTCCGGGAAGAAGATCTTGTTGAAGACGATCGCGGCGGCCAGCGAGTAGAGCTGGAAGTCCATGAACTCCATGGCCGTACCGAGCCAGCCCGAGACGGCGGCGCGGGTGAGATCGCGGGTGCTGCGCCGGGCGGAAGGCGTCTGCTGAGCGGCTATGACGCTGTCCTTCATCGTGAACTCCGTTGTTCGTAACCGAGGAAGCTGTTGGGGACGGGGGGCGGGGGGCGGGGAACGGGTAAGGGGAGGCGGTTCGGGGTCAGATCTCGACGCGTCCGGCGGCCAGGGCGGGGAGCCGGTCCGCGACGGCCGACGTGAGGGCGTCGTCGTCCGCCAGGTCCGGGGCGCCGAGGACGCGCAGCAGCGCGCGTACGGTCTCGGCGGGGCGGGTCGCGGTCCCCCAGCAGGCGGCGAGCGCGTCGGCGGCGGGATCAGAGGGGGCGCCGCGGCCGGAAGGGACCCGGCGGGTGCCGTGCGCCCAGCCGGCGAGGGCGAGTTCGAGCACCGGGGTCACCCGGGCGCCCGGGGTGGCCGCGGTCCGGGCGCGCAGTTCCCTCAGCGCGGGCAGCCAGCGCTCCGTGATCTTCAGCGAGCCGTCGGAGCCGATCTGCCGCAGCAGATGGCGCATGGCGGGATTGCGGAAACGTACGACGAGGTCGTCGGCGTACGCGACCGGGTCCGGGCCGCCCGCGGGGAGGGTGGGTGCCACCTCCGCGCACAGCGCCCGTACGAGACGCTCGCCCCAGTCCGTCGCCATGGTCCCGGCGATCGTGGTGAGTCCGGCGGCCAGGCCGAGGTGGGCGAGGGCGGAGTGAGAACCGTTCAGCAGCCGCAGTTTGGTGAGCTGGTAGGGCGCCACGTCCGGGACGAACAGGGCGCCGTCGAGCTCCCAGGGCGGCCGGGGCGCGTCGAAGGAGTCCTCAAGGACCCACTGGCGGTACGGCTCCCCCGTCACGGCGAGCGCGTCCCGTACACCGAGCGCGGCGGCGGCCGTCGCCCGGTCGGCCTCGCCGGTGGCGGGCACGATCCGGTCCACGACGGTCGCGGGGAAGGCGACGACCCCGGCCATCCGGTCCAGGATCCGCGAGCGGTCCGGCCAGGCCGACGCGCGGACGAAGTCGTGGACGACCCGGGACAGTGCGGCGCCGTTGCCCGCCATGTTGTCGC is a genomic window containing:
- a CDS encoding sugar kinase; translation: MSLPPPPRAADRHERAADVMCVGETMAVLGPPDPGPLAEQSLLSMAVGGAESNVACGLAGLGRRAAWLSRLGDDPFGSRILAELTARGVDVSAVETDPERPTGVYFKDPAPDPEAGPGHTRTYYYRGGSAASAMGPDLARHPALRRARILHLSGVAAALSESCARLLEALLVGRDDHAGSGPLVSFDVNHRPALWRRGGHDSPAAARSLLALARAADIVFVGRDEAEELWGTARPDDIAELLAPAPAVVVKDAEHGATSYVADSSGAASYAGRLRTFVPSLPTKVVEPVGAGDAFAAGYLTGVLEERDERSRLRLGHLAAAAALRTRDDVPDMPSRTETDRCLALDEDAWAATARR
- a CDS encoding L-idonate 5-dehydrogenase codes for the protein MKTITPRMRAVVVHGPDDVRVDERARPAPGAGEVLLAVEWGGICGSDIAYWKKGASGTASLAHPLVLGHEFAGRIAALGDGVAGLDVGQAVTVHPASLVGDGVLPERLAGRTNLYPRVRYFGSAAFDPHTDGGFSEYRTVDAAQIRPLPAGVSTEQGALAEPLAVALHAVGRVPELRGRTVLVNGCGPIGSLVVAAARYRGAGRVIAADLSPSSLAVARAMGADETRDLSAGEKLPEDVDVVFEASGAPAALGPVLRATARGGTLVQVGNLPGTAVAAALGDLVTREITWIGSYRFVEEIDDALRALGDGLDVTPLITHRFPLERAEEALAVAADPGSGSSKVMLRLRAA
- a CDS encoding MFS transporter, producing the protein MKDSVIAAQQTPSARRSTRDLTRAAVSGWLGTAMEFMDFQLYSLAAAIVFNKIFFPDVSPAIGLIAAMATYGVGYVARLAGAVYFGRMGDRLGRKKVLYITILLMGASTTLIGALPTYATIGILAPILLVALRLVQGFGAGAEIAGATVMLAEYAPVKRRGLISSLVSLGTNSGTLAASGLWAILLAVLSEDQLLSWGWRLPFLLSFGLMIFAVWVRRSLKESPVFEERPDVVDGVALARDEVESVIATADEHQGGVLAAGIRQRKGKAFFLALGLRFGQAGNSGLMQTFLVGYIATNLAVGRSVPTDAIVYGSLAGFATVPLIGLLGDRFGRRSVYLALSALTVVLAFPVMLLITSGSTPGVMLGMVLGLNVGVLGLFSLESVTMAELFGSRTRFTQLALSKEIGGILATAIGPVLAATLTAVTDSWWPIAAMLIVYSLITFVSAYLAPETRGRDLVRLEDAV
- a CDS encoding mannitol dehydrogenase family protein, with amino-acid sequence MSADDQLSRKALPRLAPGLRPAVDPAELRTRVVHFGLGAFHRAHQAVYTEQAAARSGEPWGITAVAPRSADTVRALRNQDCLYSLTERRPDGHRTRVVGSVVGALAMGPDAKAVDALLADPEVTVVTLTVTEKGYHRAASTGGLDLTAGPIAADLAAGPDGPLTTVVGRLAAGLAARTRAGAPPIAVVSCDNMAGNGAALSRVVHDFVRASAWPDRSRILDRMAGVVAFPATVVDRIVPATGEADRATAAAALGVRDALAVTGEPYRQWVLEDSFDAPRPPWELDGALFVPDVAPYQLTKLRLLNGSHSALAHLGLAAGLTTIAGTMATDWGERLVRALCAEVAPTLPAGGPDPVAYADDLVVRFRNPAMRHLLRQIGSDGSLKITERWLPALRELRARTAATPGARVTPVLELALAGWAHGTRRVPSGRGAPSDPAADALAACWGTATRPAETVRALLRVLGAPDLADDDALTSAVADRLPALAAGRVEI